A stretch of Besnoitia besnoiti strain Bb-Ger1 chromosome V, whole genome shotgun sequence DNA encodes these proteins:
- a CDS encoding hypothetical protein (encoded by transcript BESB_059060), producing the protein MEFPAFRSEEWMKSAFAPVPEASLAAASERPALGPGAAPQVSPREQAKAPLAPSERAAEAQAASASAFPPLFPPEFCFRGFDPMPAYLASFPTAGLYLQRVRQVRWSIKRALFRQSLFKIQNVEVLEMKRCKRPRRLLSSEILYDAEAARRQASPASSPKSSEPSADAVSGDTALAAPSPSSGDRLPLESSAAPADTSASSLQASSFAARLARWRRETRERRNDEEVLREELWKVDRCGSIRDYRVVVSRDRETRDFFSVSVHPVAWSDKVRQRYFNFFDQTAAQE; encoded by the coding sequence ATGGAGTTTCCTGCGTTTCGGTCCGAGGAATGGATGaagagcgccttcgcgcccgtTCCAgaggcctctctcgcggcggcctcggagcGGCCCGCGTTAGGCCCCGGCGCAGCCCCGCAGGTGAGTCCCCGCGAGCAGGCGAAGGCTCCCCTGGCTCCCTCTGAGagagcagcggaggcgcaggccgcgtcggcctctgcgtttcCGCCGCTGTTCCCTCCGGAGTTCTGCTTTCGCGGCTTCGACCCGATGCCCGCCTACCTCGCGTCCTTCCCCACTGCGGGGCTCTATCTGCAGCGCGTGAGGCAGGTGCGCTGGAGCATCAAGCGCGCGCTCTTTCGGCAGAGTTTGTTCAAAATTCAGAACGTCGAGGTGCTCGAGATGAAGCGCTGCAAGCGCCCACGGCGCCTGCTCTCCAGCGAGATTCTATacgacgcagaagccgcgcgacggcaggcctctcccgcgtcATCTCCCAAGTCTTCTGAGCCCTCCGCTGACGCCGTCTCTGGGGACActgccctcgcggcgccctccccctcctcagGCGACCGGCTTCCGCTTgagtcctccgccgcccctgcgGACACCTCCGCCTCGAGTCTGCAGGCGTCGTCTTtcgccgcgaggctggcgcggTGGCGGAGAGAaacccgcgagcgccggaaCGACGAGGAAGTTCTGCGGGAAGAGCTGTGGAAGGTTGACCGCTGCGGGTCGATTCGCGACtaccgcgtcgtcgtctcccgcgaCCGCGAAACGAGGGACTTCTTCAGCGTCTCGGTGCACCCCGTCGCCTGGAGCGACAAAGTCCGCCAGAGGTACTTCAACTTCTTCGATCAGACCGCAGCACAGGAGtga
- a CDS encoding hypothetical protein (encoded by transcript BESB_059050), protein MFGELAVGGRGQLELEDTDRSRAFLKGTRRASVGPPSSPVAAPHDACASSSSLSSPSSSPSLKPACLEEGTLAAAPAGLELGETTPAPSPPSAEAPGVGSAGRARSCRSGGRTSRVKKGGSRGSGASGLSPAPSAAFVSPNGLSVDDGASPETLPPEAFPPRSVSPSSVSLPVPPPRPPNGAAATAGAGPHGDAAGSPGSTPQASAQGAAAGPLDGPVEAAGFAAFAAFVSPTQQELRSPGRSLQISVKEQDSTLGAQAAASDSHRPFSSSPSDMRAPRWSEEACGVAETGPAPGNAEGSEGAQPANATGTGLQAAVGSEEVCSLFSTFGTPPRAREREEEGMPPETVSQRAAADVAPQRLEALPGDARSPLSSFPTFSLGQQTPPARTRGARELALLKQKEETSLSPVGSASSSNPKKPSDGVQWRDSALISDRHLIAATPSPAGSMRSLASSPLSPPLAAADVRDEKRDTPLLACSPASPLAAHPAQGAARKPAGIASTSEAPAGLSQAPSAAAVAATVPASPIKREEPAAQQPAVAGLRRSLRNRQPTRPEAAPAPPPAGPSGSSVSSRSTSPPRGGASPPGVAAAPAAAKGAGPAPPAGSPKQHAKVAGGAAGPASGSVSPFGLGTAKTGANASAPAPAPPPASSLVAGAAAGGASGGKKKAGQPQNAAAKGKAAGAPLVISEYWSGLTFDEMERGEVAWTHAAAGLPLPSCSPLRSAPGTLLSSGGGGSAAAGLRAGEDDRGCSAGTLDTGGGKEKAAGTGAGVRAGQACGPSRHGAAAWLGSNSDPVAAVCWGGAGVDSHVLPQQASDREGRSAGGSKGKSAQQPLAGSGAAGAAGRGDTLASAPGSQTKKQKGSRAEGLEPALARSKSKGSGCLPGGAGGACGGGTHSLMPGARGAWEDGERGAGGGRRDRDEGDSTRFDVSWFLCDESPRLPAFPEGRRKRRERTWESLWLRPCSPVRELSPASSPSNDGLGDRRYIPPRPAARREDASSAKRRRAGGEGGSWGDVATDRLTEEDSDAEEDSLSDDDLEGFLSDADAASFAYNARRCADRSLTQVPRCCYCLLPRRLPPRRGRSSDFGGDAAGAKGPFLLRLYCSCTTRPFGENVLQGAAGRPGLLLPSARAAASPLCYTVRKVALDGAALEAAEEEEEGDDADASACGTSASCLATSPPSSSRSLAKAKALAPGAGDSLAPSPATTQAGFASSSSSEGESGGGSLASSRFSASLCSATGAARGDGERPQAAGRAAEVTYRWRDPCTLQTFSSSLSRLQGSLTATAAVAAAAARADRPVAFLPRLYWDGEAACYVASCLQWGEEEDEAERGAAARADAAAEDAGPLGERRDAETGKRSRPEKPGAEEKEAALPAPRRRRCLKLLQKKFSVAFLGDAKAHFYAAEWLRWQHRRQRDIMEEERNREERDRQALALSPLLSGLGGRKGSGQGGGSAGGGGGGAKKTSCLATAQMALASGRALTPEEEEEVRRQLENKERQKKQKLLRQQWRRQQAREAKLQLQRQKEEAAASAAAAAAAAAAGGGAASAPQSPQKHGAFPQPSRAEKSGQPVAAAFGSSPAKPAAGGEAVGGSGAGEGVGTRRSAAAAAAPPAAWGSEKGPSAAKKGDVVGRDSAAAGTSAAGGDAPPCKAAMQRRAAAGGGVPRSGGVLPVLRSASPSSAPAPQQLSPSVGTPAATARPARTVSGARTAAAPKRGVAAGMQPFAPEGLPQPAAAEAEADNSLATRAMPVEAELSPSPRDGNREARQEGEEEAACLGSTSPQGVVEHPAAAVSEMKAAAYEEGEAEAARSPGGGGNYAFAPSTPPPVSVSGLPPSEAVPESKEGGGVLATVSPVTGAESQGSLLLPLDSAAGSARRLRSARLAAAAASGGVVPPGAAPCAATAAVAVAASPKPRAAAAPAAPTARPTGGAKAAGAETGGGARGAASAAGTPERGKRASAPERKPGKGEDRAAA, encoded by the coding sequence ATGTTTGGCGAGCTCGCTGTGGGGGGACGCGGCCAACTGGAGCTGGAGGACACAGACAGGAGCCGCGCTTTCCTGAAGGGCactcggcgcgcctccgtggGACCCCCGTCCTCTCCTGTCGCGGCCCCCCACGATGCGTGCGCGAGTAGCTCATCCCTGagttcgccgtcgtcttctccctcgctcaAACCCGCTTGCTTGGAGGAGGGGACTCTGGCGGCAGCTCCCGCAGGCCTCGAGCTTGGAGAAACGACGCCTGCTCCGTCCCCGCCGTCCGCCGAGGCCCCAGGCGTGGGCTccgcgggccgcgcgcggagctgccgcagcggcgggcgaacCTCTCGCGTAAAGAAGGGAGGGTCGCGCGGGTCAGGCGCTTCCGGTTTATCAcctgcgccttcggccgCGTTCGTCTCCCCCAACGGCCTCTCCGTGGACGATGGCGCGTCGCCAGAGACGCTTCCTCCTGAGGCGTTCCCACCCCGGTCGGTGTCCCCGTCCTCGGTCTCGCTCCCTGttccccccccgcgcccacctaacggcgccgctgcgaccgcgggcgcagggccCCACGGGGACGCCGCAGGTTCTCCTggctcgacgccgcaggccagcgctcagggcgcggcggcaggcccgCTGGACGGGcctgtggaggcggcaggcttcgcggccttcgccgcctttgtctcgccgacgcagcaggagctgcgTTCCCCCGGAAGAAGTCTTCAAATCTCTGTGAAGGAACAGGATTCAACTcttggcgcgcaggcggcggcgtctgatTCACATCGtcccttctcgtcttcgccctcggaTATGCGAGCACCGCGGTGGAGCGAGGAGGCTTGCGGCGTCGCTGAGACTGGACCCGCCCCAGGGAacgcagaaggaagcgagggagcgcagccggcgaaTGCGACGGGGAcggggctgcaggccgcggtGGGAAGCGAGGAGGTCTGTTCGCTCTTTTCGACATtcggcacgccgccgcgcgcacgagagagagaggaggaagggatGCCGCCAGAGACCGTCTcgcagcgagccgctgcggacgtcgcgcctcagcggttggaggcgctgccgggcgacgcgaggtCTCCGCTATCCTCTTTTCCGACCTTTTCTCTAGGGCAGCAGACGCCcccggcgaggacgcgaggcgctcgggAGCTCGCACTGTtgaagcagaaagaggagacaTCGCTCTCGCCAGTGGGCTCGGCGTCTTCCAGCAATCCAAAGAAACCCAGCGACGGCGTGCAGTGGCGGGACTCGGCGCTCATCTCAGACCGCCACCTGATCGCGGCCACGCCGTCTCCAGCAGGCTCCAtgcgctcgctcgcgtcttctccgctctcgccgcccttggctgcagcagacgtcAGGGATGAGAAGCGCGACACTCCGCTCCTTGCTtgctcgccggcgtcccCTTTGGCGGCGCATCCCGCGCAGGGGGCCGCGCGGAAGCCTGCAGGTATCGCCTCCACTtcggaggcgcctgccggcTTGTCTCAAGCcccgtcggcggccgcggtcgcggcgacggTTCCCGCTTCGCCGATCAAGCGAGAGGAgcccgctgcgcagcagccggctgttgcggggctgcggcgatCTCTGCGCAACCGACAGCCCACGCGGCCCGAAGCCGCGCCGGCACCTCCACCCGCAGGGCCCTCCGGCAGCAGCGTCAGCAGCCGCAGTacgagcccgccgcgcggcggcgcttctccgccaggcgtcgcggctgcccCCGCGGCTGCAAAGGGCGCagggcccgcgccgcctgctggaTCCCCGAAGCAGCACGCCAAGGtcgcgggcggggcggcgggcccGGCCTCCGGAAGCGTCTCGCCGTTCGGGCTCGGCACAGCGAAGACCGGGGCAAATGCgagtgcgcctgcgcccgcgccgccgccagcctcgagtctcgtcgcgggcgccgcggccggcggcgcgtcgggaGGTAAGAAGAAGGCCGGTCAGCCGCagaacgcggcggcgaaggggaaggcggcgggggcgccgcTGGTCATTTCTGAGTACTGGTCAGGGCTCACTTTCGACGAGatggagcgcggcgaggtCGCGTGgacgcacgcagctgcggggctgccgctgccctctTGCTCGCCTTTGAGGAGTGCTCCGGGGACGCTCCTctcgagcggcggaggcggctccgcggcggctgggctccgcgcaggcgaggacgaccGTGGATGCTCCGCTGGGACGCTGGACACGGGAGGCgggaaggagaaggcggcggggaCCGGCGCGGGGGTGCGAGCCGGCCAGGCGTGCGGACCCAGCCGACACGGAGCGGCGGCCTGGCTGGGTTCCAACTCCGaccccgtcgccgccgtctgctggggcggcgctggcgtggACTCGCACGTGCtaccgcagcaggcgagcgaccgcgaagGGCGATCCGCCGGCGGCAGTAAAGGCAAgtctgcgcagcagccccTCGCAGGCagtggcgcggcgggggctgcGGGTCGCGGAGACACTCTCGCATCCGCCCCAGggtcgcagacgaagaagcaaaaGGGAAGTCGCGCGGAGGGGCTGGAGCCCGCCCTCGCGAGGAGCAAGAGCAAAGGCTCTGGGTGTCTCCCCGGGGGCGCAGGGGGGGCGTGTGGTGGCGGAACCCATAGCCTCATGCCTGGAGCTCGAGGGGCGtgggaggacggcgagcgcggcgcaggcggcgggaggcgcgaccgcgacgagggcgacagcACCCGCTTCGATGTCTCATGGTTTCTTTGTGACGAGagtccgcggctgccggccTTCCCCGAGGGaaggcgaaagcgacgcgAAAGAACGTGGGAGAGTCTCTGGCTGCGGCCCTGTTCGCCCGTCCGCGAGCTTAGCCCGGCGTCGTCCCCGAGCAACGACGGGCTCGGAGACAGAAGATACATCCCCcctcggccggcggcgcggcgcgaagatgcgtcctcggcgaagcgccgcagggcgggcggcgagggtgGGTCGTGGGGGGACGTGGCGACGGATCGGCTGACCGAGGAAGACTcggacgcagaagaggacaGTCTCTCAGACGACGACCTGGAGGGGTTCCTGTctgacgcggacgcggcgtccttcgcgtacaacgcgcgccgctgcgccgatCGGAGCCTCACGCAGGTCCCGCGGTGCTGCTACTGTTTGCTGccccggcggctgccgccgcggcgcgggaggtCCTCGGACTTCGGAggggacgccgcgggcgcgaaggggcccttcctcctccggctCTATTGTTCATGCACCACGCGGCCCTTCGGGGAGAATGTGCTGCAGGGGGCAGCGGGCCGGCCGGGGCTGCTGCTCccctccgcccgcgccgcggcgtcgccgctgtgcTACACCGTGCGCAAAGTCGCGCTCGACGGGGCTGCGCTCGAggcggctgaggaggaggaggagggcgacgacgcggacgcgtctgcatgcgggACGAGTGCGTCGTGCCTCGCGACGAGCCCCCCCAGCTCCAGTCGATCGCTCGCCAAGGCTAAAGCGctggcgcccggcgccggaGACTCCCTCGCTCCGTCCCCTGCGACCACGCAGGcgggcttcgcctcctcctcctcttcggagggggagagcggaggcggcagttTGGCCTCTTCAcgcttctcggcgtctctctgctcggCCACTGGAGCCGCAAGGGGGGACGGCGAGCGACCACAGGCcgcgggccgcgccgcggaagtgACCTACCGGTGGCGGGACCCCTGCACGCTGCAGActttctcgtcgtcgctgagCCGACTCCAGGGGAGTCTGACAGCGacggccgctgtcgccgcggccgccgcgcgcgccgatcggcccgtcgccttcctcccgcgGCTGTACTGGGACGGGGAGGCCGCCTGCTACGTTGCTTCCTGTTTGCAGtggggcgaagaggaggacgaggcggagcgaggcgccgccgcccgcgccgacgcggcggcggaggacgcggggcCGCTGGGCGAGCGGAGGGACGCCGAGACCGGCAAGCGGAGCAGACCCGAGAAgcccggcgccgaggagaaggaggcggcgctccccgcgccgcgccgaagacgctgtctgaagctgctgcagaagaaatTTAGTGTGGCCTTTctgggcgacgcgaaggcgcactTCTACGCCGCCGAGTGGTTGCGCTGGCAGCACAGGCGGCAGCGTGATATCATGGAGGAAGAGCGAAAtcgcgaagaaagagatCGGCAGGCCCTCGCGCTGTCGCCCCTTCTCTCGGGGCTCGGGGGGCGCAAAGGCAGCGGGCAGGGCGGCGGGTccgcagggggcgggggcggcggcgccaagaAGACTTCCTGCCTCGCCACGGCGCAGatggcgctcgcctccggccgCGCTCTCacgccggaggaggaagaagaagtaCGCAGACAGCTCGAGAACAAGGAGCGACAGAAGAAGCAAAAGCTGCTTCGGCAGCAGtggcggcgccagcaggcgcgcgaagccaAGCTCCAGCTCCAGAGACagaaggaggaagctgccgcgagcgccgccgcagccgccgcagccgccgcagccggagggggcgcggcgagcgcgccgcagtctccgcagAAGCATGGGGCCTTCCCCCAGCCGAGCCGCGCCGAGAAGAGCGGCCAGCCAGTCGCGGCCGCGTTCGGGTCCTCGCCTGCGAAACCCGCAGCTGGAGGAGAGGCGGTCGGAGGCTCAGGGGCTGGCGAGGGCGTGGGGACTCGCcggagcgcggcggctgcggcggcccccCCCGCGGCGTGGGGCTCTGAGAAGGGcccgagcgcggcgaagaaagggGACGTCGTCGGAAGggacagcgcggcggccggaACGAGTGCAGCAGGGGGCGATGCTCCACCTTGCAAGGCCGcgatgcagaggcgagccgccgcaggcggaggcgtccctcggagcggcggcgtgctGCCGGTTCTGCgttctgcctcgccttcgtctgcgcccgccccgcagcagctctcgccttctgtggggacccccgcggcgacggcgcgaccCGCCAGAACTGTCTCGGGCGCGCGGACGGCCGCCGCTCCGAAGAggggcgtcgctgccggtATGCAGCCGTTTGCGCCGGAGGGGCTTCCgcagccagcagcagcggaggcagaggcggacaATTCTttggcgacgcgggcgatgCCCGTCGAAGCAGAGCTGTCTCCCTCCCCGCGTGATGGAAACCGCGAGGCAAGgcaagagggagaggaggaggcggcgtgTCTGGGCTCCACGTCGCCGCAGGGGGTAGTCGAGcacccggcggcggcggtctcAGAAATGAAAGCCGCTGCCTATGAGGAGGGTGAGGCGGAAgctgcgcgttcgcctgGCGGGGGAGGCAACTACGCTTTCGCTCCGTCGACGCCGCCCCCTGTGTCTGTCTCCGGGCTGCCGCCCAGCGAGGCCGTGCCAGAGAGCAAAGAGGGAGGGGGCGTCTTGGCGACGGTCTCGCCAGTCACCGGCGCCGAGAGCCAGGggtcgctgcttctccccctcgactcagccgcaggcagcgctcggcgcctgcgaagcgcgcgcctcgctgcagctgccgccagcggcggagtcgtgccgccgggcgccgcgccttgtgccgcgaccgcggcggtcgcggtcgccgcgagcccgaagcccagagccgcggcggcccccgcgGCTCCGACTGCGCGGCCCACTGGTGGGGCcaaggctgcaggcgcggagaccggagGCGGGGCACGGGGAGCTGCGAGCGCTGCGGGGACGCCTGAGAGAGGCAAGCGGGCCagcgcgccagagagaaaGCCTGGAAAGGGCGAGGACAGAGCCGCGGCGTGA
- a CDS encoding Tim10/DDP family zinc finger superfamily protein (encoded by transcript BESB_059080): MFGSSSSGSESTLSAGGRSGGDGAVEAQQLVKLLLIQALNQQVHKTCFKKCFSSNKFYSELSKSDHVCLAKCMDRMYEANEIVHQATAEMRQNFPSSSSGL; encoded by the exons ATGTTCGgtagcagcagcagcggcagcgagtcaactctctccgccggcggccgctcgggcggcgacggcgcagtcgaggcgcagcagctcgtgAAGCTCCTTCTCATTCAGGCCTTGAACCAG CAAGTTCACAAGACGTGCTTCAAGAAGTGCTTTTCGTCGAACAAGTTCTACAGCGAACTTTCCAAGAGCGACCATGTCTGCCTCGCCAAATGCATGGATCGCAT GTATGAAGCGAACGAGATCGTGCAccaggcgaccgcggagatGCGCCAGAACTTCCCCTCTTCGAGCTCCGGTCTGTAA
- a CDS encoding hypothetical protein (encoded by transcript BESB_059070) gives MENPHTPAALARAPSEASASDESRRAGAERKSREERPRGGVECTADAPVGVRGAEARGGHSPSPPGREGGALTREGGRNDSPSGGDEHVFAAENGEDAASRAEAENDGSRSGSGRRQLEPGELLAAQQKAARQGEGAPCAERDRGPSLGDDATHLATEKVGGFPSAPPLSASASSSDDSVSRCLAISAPVFPAGDEEPLRATASPRDLFPSPSAPAFPEADFLPPSPPVSFASTSATDAPPFSPSRLDSVRTPRAPASGGTSEAAAGAQSGGRRALREGEVPLFPGSTAAAARCSPAAAHAGSLESDGAAFPPTDTDLFASPAAQRGAGSAEEAERHSARFAFPAAASGARGERCVVLAAQTQRDAQTCRDPAAEGASEERPSARRGGALRWDGADNVFACFPSEGAVRAESASVRRRQEEGISAGPVDPEAFGVAPPGSSRRGSDACSFMSSALAPAASACGSSAKRVGFRAGSWQPAADVQRGATRSRSFLPSVATAQEGRRRDARAFPPAQPQGPDAAPEGESAAAAQPLRWMFVLSAAEWSAKMPPSLALSRWQAPRLLSPAADPLAGGSAGHSRGNRRGGTGAEGDAGDARRGPSRVGVDPECRHNEGAASSARLLCSEAAAEGSPKLADAKEDDGVAASLPASLPPPAGVERAHTNLPRSHSAPIARDGAAPSCLEAAGGLASDAPTELDGRKRETLPPSFSFPCVSPRSAAAEQAPLGAPSAVPSASALFSSVPLFSAAALSSSVQVIAAPAAAASPPWRMHLSTAVFMFALQGSGVLQVTQGDAETDFPFGPLAALSVPPLTPYRVLASDAPLVLLVCQAPSPAAYAEPAARPRGPCGAR, from the coding sequence aTGGAGAATCCGCACacccccgccgcgctggctCGGGCCCCTTCTGAGGCGAGTGCCTCGGATGAGTCGCGGCGAGCAGGGGCCGAGCGTAAATCGAGGGAAGAACGCCCCAGAGGAGGGGTGGAATGcactgcagacgcgccggtCGGAgtcagaggcgcggaggctcgAGGCGGACActccccctcgccccccgggagagagggcggagCCTTAACccgagaaggaggacgcaACGACAGCCCCAGTGGAGGAGACGAACATGTTTTCGCCGCGGAAaacggcgaggacgcagccaGTCGAGCCGAGGCCGAGAACGACGGGTCTCGCTctggcagcggcaggcgccagcTGGAGCCaggcgagctgctggcggcgcagcagaaggctgcgaggcagggcgaaggcgccccgTGCGCTGAGCGGGACCGCGGGCCGTCCctgggcgacgacgcgacgcaCCTTGCCACAGAGAAGGTCGGGGGAttcccctccgcgcctccactctcggcgtcggcTTCCTCTTCGGATGACTCGGTTTCGCGCTGTTTGGCGATCTCTGCGCCGGTCTTTCCCgctggcgacgaggagcctctgcgggcgactgcgtctccgcgggaCCTGTttccgtcgccgtctgctccGGCCTTTCCTGAAGCAGACTtcttgccgccctcgccccccgtctccttcgcctccacgtcGGCGACCGACGCGCCTCCCTTCAGCCCGAGCAGGCTCGacagtgtacgtacaccccgGGCCCCAGCGTCGGGCGGGACctcggaggcggccgccggcgcgcagagcggagggcgccgcgccttgcGGGAAGGCGAAGTTCCTCTTTTTCCCGGCTccaccgcggccgcggcgcggtgttcgccagcggccgcgcacgccggcagcctcgagagcgacggcgcggcttTTCCTCCCACGGACACCGatctcttcgcgtctccagctgcgcagcggggggcggggtctgcggaggaggcggagaggcatTCGGCGCGGTTCGCAttccccgccgccgcgtcgggtgcacgcggagagcgcTGCGTtgtcctcgcggcgcagacgcagcgcgacgcgcaaaCCTGCCGCGACCCTGCAGCGGAAGGGGCTAGCGAAGAAAggccctcggcgcggcgcggcggcgccctgcggtGGGACGGCGCAGACAATGTCTTCGCGTGCTTTCCGTCCGAGGGGGCCGTACGTGCGGAGTCTGCTTCAGTGAGAAGGCGCCAAGAAGAAGGCATCTCCGCGGGCCCTGTCGACCCCGAGgccttcggcgtcgcgccgccgggaaGCTCGCGCCGTGGTTCGGATGCCTGTTCGTTCATGTcttcggcgctggcgccggccgcctccgcctgcggctcttctgcgaagcgcgtcggcttccgcgcaggcagctggCAACCCGCGGCAGacgtgcagcgcggcgcgacgaggagccgGTCTTTTCTTCCCAGCGTAGCTACGGCGCAGGAGGGACGGAGAAGGGACGCCCGTGCGTtcccgcctgcgcagccgcaggggcccgacgccgcgccagaaggcgagtccgcggcggcggcgcagccgctgcggtgGATGTTCGTCCTGAGCGCAGCTGAGTGGAGCGCCAAGATGCCACccagcctcgcgctctcgcgctggcaggctccacgcctcctctcgcctgcagccgacCCTCTTgccggaggcagcgccggccACAGCCGTGGGAacaggcgaggcgggacCGGTGCGGAGggggacgcgggcgacgcgagaagGGGTCCGAGCCGCGTCGGGGTGGATCCTGAATGCCGACATAACGAGGGAGCCGCAagctctgcgcgccttctctgcagcgaagccgcagcggagggcTCGCCGAAACTggcggacgcgaaggaagacgacggagtTGCGGCGAgtctgcctgcgtcgcttccgccCCCGGCAGGAGTGGAGAGAGCGCACACCAACCTGCCGCGGTCTCACAGCGCGCCTatcgcgcgcgacggcgcagcgccctcttgcttggaggcggcgggtgGGCTGGCATCCGACGCGCCGACCGAGCTGGACGGGCgaaagcgcgagacgctgccgccgtcgttcTCCTTCCCGTGCGTCTCCCCCcggtctgcggcagccgagcAGGCACCTCTtggcgcgccctccgctgtgccgtcggcgtctgcatTGTTCTCTTCAGTGCCGCTCTtttcggccgcggcgctgtcgtcCTCGGTGCAGGTgatcgcggcgccggccgccgccgcgtcgccgccgtggcgGATGCATCTCTCCACGGCTGTCTTCATGTTTGCGCTGCAGGGGTCCGGCGTCTTGCAAGTcacgcagggcgacgcggagaccgaCTTCCCGTTTGGGCCGCTTGCCGCGCTTAGTGTGCCGCCGCTGACGCCCTACCGCGTCctggcgagcgacgcgccgctggtGCTGCTCGTTTGccaggcgccctcgcctgccgcgtacgcggagcccgcggcgcgacccCGCGGGCCGTGCGGCGCCAGGTAG